GGCAGCCAGGATGGCGCGGCCGGCACGGGTGCGCATACGAAGGCGGAAGCCGTGCTTCTTGGCCCGACGGCGGTTATTCGGCTGAAAAGTCCGCTTGCTCACGTTAGTTACTCCAGTGGATCAAAGGTGCGCCCAC
This Paenarthrobacter sp. GOM3 DNA region includes the following protein-coding sequences:
- the rpmH gene encoding 50S ribosomal protein L34; its protein translation is MSKRTFQPNNRRRAKKHGFRLRMRTRAGRAILAARRGKGRVELSA